The following coding sequences are from one Haploplasma axanthum window:
- the gmk gene encoding guanylate kinase, translated as MKLNEKGLLVIISGPSGVGKGTVRRALFNKPNHNLVYSVSMTTRKPRPGEVDGVDYYFVDRETFEKRIAEGKFLEWAEFVGNYYGTPKDIIDEELAEGKEVVLEIEVDGALQIRKNVKDAVFIFIVPPGKQALYDRLLKRGTESPEIIKQRVEKADKEFLLAHKYDYIVVNDDVDNAADRIMAIIRAEHAKTERSIHNYLRMLEEK; from the coding sequence ATGAAATTAAATGAAAAAGGTTTATTAGTTATAATTTCAGGACCCTCGGGAGTAGGTAAAGGAACCGTTCGACGTGCTCTTTTTAACAAGCCTAATCACAATTTAGTATATTCAGTTTCGATGACGACTAGAAAACCAAGACCGGGTGAAGTAGATGGTGTTGATTATTATTTTGTTGATCGTGAAACATTTGAAAAAAGAATTGCCGAAGGTAAATTCTTAGAATGGGCAGAATTTGTTGGAAACTATTATGGGACTCCAAAAGATATTATTGATGAAGAACTTGCCGAAGGAAAGGAAGTTGTTCTTGAGATTGAAGTAGATGGTGCCCTTCAAATTAGAAAAAATGTTAAAGATGCTGTATTTATATTTATTGTTCCACCAGGAAAACAAGCACTATATGATAGATTATTAAAGCGTGGGACAGAATCGCCTGAGATTATTAAGCAGAGAGTTGAGAAAGCTGATAAAGAGTTTTTATTAGCACATAAGTATGATTACATCGTTGTTAATGATGATGTTGATAATGCAGCGGATAGAATTATGGCAATTATTAGAGCAGAACATGCGAAAACTGAAAGATCTATCCACAATTATTTAAGAATGTTGGAGGAAAAATAA
- a CDS encoding NFACT RNA binding domain-containing protein: protein MALDGFFINKLIEEIEPKIKHSRVERIEQISKDTFVFSLYYQKNRFYLYFKLNAPNASFFLGLKNTNNSYEGSNLLSILKKNIEGTFLSSIIQKDNDRVVILSFEGVDLLDGKFEKKLILELMGRHNNLILTKDNIIIDAYQKKFSESSRSILPKIEFTFFPTDKKPYVYNENLIIENKSFLSKSYIGISPLLSNYLFLNKIDIAKVNVRPTKDLSSNQFYWFDLFDESINKKSFNTLSELLESNVLIPNTNSNKYETFVKKELLKYEKKLEKNTEHFEEAYINLNFKNKGDAVYGSGLNLSNRYTEVIDFENNKIELNPLKTLNENAQDFYKKYQKAKRTIGHLDEQKKEFLATISLMKQFLYDIKNEKENFNEIEEQLIKIGFKNKKKKPNNKKKVSTSNILKYEYNQAIFLIGKNNLQNEELTHKIANHNDLWFHVENAPGSHVVLKGAINNQNLEIAAMLAAKYSSINEMIVIPVNYTQIKNIKKIPKIPGYQVIIKNYETINIKINNELLESIHIANKLK, encoded by the coding sequence ATGGCATTAGATGGCTTTTTCATTAATAAATTGATTGAAGAAATCGAACCTAAAATTAAACATAGCAGAGTTGAGAGAATTGAACAAATATCTAAAGATACTTTTGTCTTTAGTTTATACTATCAAAAGAATAGATTTTATTTATATTTTAAACTTAATGCTCCAAACGCTTCTTTCTTTTTAGGATTGAAAAATACAAATAACTCATATGAAGGTAGTAATCTTTTAAGCATTCTTAAAAAGAATATTGAAGGAACTTTTTTGTCCTCTATTATACAAAAAGATAATGACCGAGTTGTTATACTCTCTTTTGAAGGTGTTGATTTATTAGATGGTAAATTTGAAAAAAAATTAATACTTGAATTGATGGGTAGACATAATAATTTGATTCTCACAAAAGATAATATAATTATCGATGCTTATCAAAAAAAGTTTTCAGAAAGTTCTAGAAGTATTCTACCCAAAATTGAATTCACTTTTTTTCCTACTGATAAAAAACCATATGTATACAATGAAAACCTTATTATTGAAAATAAATCATTTTTGTCAAAATCATATATTGGTATTTCTCCATTATTATCAAATTATTTATTCTTAAATAAAATTGATATTGCTAAAGTAAATGTTAGACCAACTAAAGATTTATCAAGTAATCAGTTTTATTGGTTTGATTTATTTGATGAGTCAATTAACAAAAAAAGTTTTAATACGTTGTCAGAGTTACTTGAAAGTAATGTATTAATTCCAAATACTAATTCAAATAAGTATGAAACATTTGTTAAAAAAGAACTATTAAAATATGAAAAAAAATTAGAGAAAAACACTGAACATTTTGAAGAAGCTTATATAAATCTAAACTTTAAAAATAAAGGTGATGCTGTTTATGGCAGTGGTTTGAATCTTTCAAATCGTTACACCGAAGTAATTGACTTTGAAAATAATAAAATCGAACTTAATCCTTTAAAAACTTTAAATGAAAATGCTCAAGATTTTTATAAAAAATATCAAAAAGCTAAAAGAACCATTGGACATCTTGATGAACAAAAAAAAGAATTTCTAGCAACTATCTCGCTAATGAAACAATTTTTATATGATATTAAAAATGAAAAAGAAAATTTTAATGAAATTGAAGAACAATTAATAAAGATAGGCTTCAAAAATAAAAAGAAAAAACCTAATAATAAAAAGAAAGTTTCTACTTCTAACATTTTAAAATATGAATATAATCAAGCAATCTTTTTAATTGGAAAAAACAACCTTCAAAACGAAGAATTAACTCATAAAATAGCTAATCATAATGACTTATGGTTCCATGTTGAAAATGCCCCTGGTAGTCATGTAGTTTTAAAAGGTGCCATTAATAATCAAAATCTTGAAATTGCAGCGATGCTTGCTGCTAAATATTCATCAATTAATGAAATGATTGTTATTCCAGTAAATTATACTCAAATTAAGAACATAAAAAAAATACCAAAGATTCCTGGTTACCAAGTAATTATTAAAAACTATGAAACAATTAATATAAAAATTAATAATGAACTACTTGAATCAATTCATATTGCAAACAAGTTGAAATAA
- a CDS encoding superoxide dismutase, producing the protein MKYTLPKLGYEYDALEPFIDAKTMEIHHTKHHQAYVNNLNAALEKHPDFNVKLEDFLADLTLVPEDIRGAVRNNGGGHFNHTLFWTLLKVNNGEGPKGDLLEAINKKFGSFDKFKDEFSKAAATRFGSGWAWLIVNKKNELEVTSTPNQDTPLDLGTPILGVDVWEHAYYLNYQNRRPDYVSAFFQVVNWDEVAKLFKNAKK; encoded by the coding sequence ATGAAATATACTTTACCTAAATTAGGTTATGAATATGATGCATTAGAACCATTCATCGATGCAAAGACAATGGAAATACATCATACAAAACATCATCAAGCATACGTTAATAATTTAAACGCTGCATTAGAAAAACATCCGGATTTCAATGTTAAATTAGAGGATTTCTTAGCAGATTTAACTTTAGTACCTGAAGATATAAGAGGTGCTGTAAGAAATAACGGTGGTGGACATTTTAATCACACACTATTCTGGACACTTCTAAAAGTTAACAATGGCGAAGGTCCAAAAGGTGATTTATTAGAGGCTATTAATAAAAAATTTGGTTCATTTGATAAATTCAAAGATGAATTCAGTAAAGCAGCTGCAACAAGATTTGGTAGTGGTTGGGCTTGGCTAATCGTTAATAAGAAAAATGAACTTGAAGTAACTTCTACTCCAAATCAAGATACACCTCTTGATCTTGGTACACCAATTCTTGGTGTAGACGTATGGGAACATGCTTATTACTTAAACTATCAAAATAGACGCCCTGATTATGTTTCTGCATTTTTCCAAGTTGTAAATTGGGATGAAGTTGCTAAACTTTTCAAAAACGCTAAAAAATAA